The following are encoded in a window of Scophthalmus maximus strain ysfricsl-2021 chromosome 6, ASM2237912v1, whole genome shotgun sequence genomic DNA:
- the pusl1 gene encoding tRNA pseudouridine synthase-like 1 yields MHSCARYLIFFQYLGTKYSGVVKAPPHQLQRKGVQDHLEDAIRKLRPVNPVTLYVSSRTDTGVHAFSNSAHFDLQRSNDKAPFTEDTLVNALNFHLRTEQIRLTRAHRVPHNFHARFCADSRTYVYRVALGISHRSLLPLTDHNLCWSLRNTELDVGAMREAAALLVGTHDFSSFRAVSPDMLFKNPVRTMDLADVQPGSSFSHTHFLRNIPIWELTFRSRSFLYKQVRRMTGALVAVGKAQLSVPQLRDLLEAQDSLAYPQGLTAPAQGLFLTRVDYRDADLQVSQQMSEEQPRTTGNSED; encoded by the exons ATGCACTCCTGCGCACGTTATCTCATCTTCTTCCAGTACCTTGGAACCAAATACAG TGGTGTGGTGAAAGCGCCTCCACACCAGTTACAGAGGAAAGGCGTCCAGGACCACCTGGAG GATGCGATAAGGAAGCTGAGGCCTGTCAACCCTGTGACTCTGTATGTCTCCAGCAGGACAGACACGGGTGTCCATGCCTTCTCTAACTCCGCCCACTTTGACCTCCAGCGCAGCAACGACAAGGCTCCGTTCACTGAGGACACTCTCGTCAATGCCCTGAATTTCCAcctcagaacagaacagatcag GCTCACCCGTGCCCACCGCGTGCCCCATAATTTCCATGCCCGTTTTTGTGCAGACTCTCGGACCTACGTCTACCGGGTAGCCCTGGGAATCTCCCACCGATCTCTGCTTCCCCTCACTGACCACAATCTGTGCTGGAGCCTCCGCAACAC AGAGCTGGATGTGGGAGCCATGCGCGAGGCTGCTGCCCTGCTGGTTGGGACTCACGATTTCAGCAGCTTCAGGGCAGTCAGCCCCgacatgctttttaaaaaccccGTCAGGACGATGGATTTGGCCGACGTGCAGCCCGGGagctctttctcacacacacacttcctcag GAACATCCCGATCTGGGAACTGACTTTTAGGAGCAGATCTTTTCTCTACAAGCAG GTGCGGAGGATGACGGGGGCCCTGGTGGCTGTGGGGAAGGCGCAGCTCTCCGTGCCCCAGCTGAGAGACCTACTGGAGGCTCAGGACTCTTTAGCCTACCCACAGGGTCTGACTGCTCCAGCTCAGGGCCTCTTCCTCACCAGGGTGGACTACAGAGATGCTG ACCTACAGGTTTCACAACAGATGTCAGAGGAGCAACCTCGCACCACTGGAAACTCCGAGGATTAA